From Skermanella sp. TT6, a single genomic window includes:
- the glgA gene encoding glycogen synthase GlgA: MRVLHVASEVYPLIKTGGLADVAAALPAAQIEIGIDARLLVPGYPAVLAKLADLRPVRTLADPWTRGGSVLMLGRTPDGVPCYVVDAPELYGRPGNPYLGPDNRDWPDNHLRFALLGWVAARLGGPEGGLRWRPDVVHGHDWQSGLAPAYLELGLESRTGPRPATVLTIHNIAYQGLFPAGLLGELRLPAESFTVDGLEYYGQIGFLKAGLYYADRISTVSPTYAEEIQSPDGGWGLHGLLASRAADLWGILNGVDYGVWSPAVDPALVRPYDVDSLDDKAASKTALREEFGLEQRDGAPLFGVVSRLTPMKGFDLLLSAIPALVAEGAQFAVLGSGEGWLEDGFRDLAARYPGQVGVHVGYDEPLSHRVQAGSDVIMLPSRSEPCGLIQLYGLRYGTLPLVRRVGGLADTVADAQDWAIDRGEATGFVFDHATVEDLAWACRRAIALYRDPARWRSVQRAAMGRDFSWAASARRYLEMYRTVYPDE, translated from the coding sequence ATGCGCGTTCTCCATGTCGCCTCCGAAGTCTATCCGCTGATCAAGACCGGCGGCCTCGCCGACGTGGCGGCGGCCCTGCCGGCCGCCCAGATCGAGATCGGGATCGACGCCCGGCTGCTGGTGCCGGGCTATCCCGCGGTCCTCGCGAAGCTGGCCGACCTCAGGCCGGTCCGCACCCTCGCCGATCCCTGGACCCGGGGCGGCTCGGTCCTGATGCTGGGCCGCACGCCCGACGGCGTGCCCTGCTACGTGGTGGACGCCCCCGAACTTTACGGCAGGCCGGGCAATCCCTACCTGGGGCCCGACAACCGCGACTGGCCGGACAACCACCTGCGCTTCGCCCTGCTCGGCTGGGTCGCGGCCCGGCTGGGCGGGCCGGAGGGCGGGCTGCGCTGGCGGCCGGACGTGGTCCACGGCCATGACTGGCAGTCCGGCCTGGCTCCCGCCTACCTTGAACTGGGGCTGGAATCGCGGACCGGCCCGCGCCCGGCCACGGTCCTGACCATCCACAACATCGCCTACCAGGGTCTTTTCCCCGCGGGCCTTCTGGGCGAGCTCCGGCTGCCCGCCGAGAGCTTCACGGTGGACGGGCTGGAATATTACGGCCAGATCGGCTTCCTCAAGGCGGGGCTGTACTATGCCGACCGGATCAGCACCGTCAGCCCGACCTACGCGGAGGAGATCCAGTCGCCCGACGGCGGCTGGGGCCTGCACGGCCTGCTGGCGTCCCGGGCGGCCGACCTGTGGGGCATCCTGAACGGGGTCGATTACGGCGTCTGGTCCCCGGCGGTCGATCCCGCGCTGGTCCGGCCCTACGATGTGGACAGCCTGGACGACAAGGCGGCCAGCAAGACGGCGCTGAGGGAGGAGTTCGGGCTGGAGCAGCGCGACGGCGCGCCGCTGTTCGGCGTAGTCAGCCGGCTGACGCCCATGAAGGGGTTCGACCTGCTGCTGTCCGCGATCCCGGCGCTGGTCGCCGAAGGCGCCCAGTTCGCCGTGCTGGGCAGCGGCGAGGGCTGGCTGGAGGACGGCTTCCGCGACCTGGCGGCACGATATCCCGGACAGGTCGGCGTCCATGTCGGCTACGACGAGCCGCTGTCGCACCGGGTCCAGGCGGGGTCGGACGTGATCATGCTGCCGTCCCGGTCGGAGCCGTGCGGGCTGATCCAGCTCTATGGCCTGCGCTACGGCACGCTGCCGCTGGTCCGCCGGGTCGGCGGCCTGGCCGACACCGTGGCCGACGCCCAGGACTGGGCGATCGACCGGGGCGAGGCGACCGGCTTCGTGTTCGACCATGCCACGGTCGAGGACCTGGCATGGGCTTGCCGCAGGGCCATCGCCCTTTACCGCGACCCGGCGCGCTGGCGCTCGGTCCAGCGGGCCGCGATGGGCAGGGACTTCTCCTGGGCCGCCTCGGCCCGGCGCTACCTGGAGATGTACCGAACGGTTTACCCCGACGAGTGA
- the glgC gene encoding glucose-1-phosphate adenylyltransferase, with amino-acid sequence MAIERELRIAPRRAIALVLAGGRGSRLKQLTDRRAKPAVHFGGKFRIIDFALSNCINSGFRRISVITQYKSHSLLVHLQRGWGFLRGEINEFVDFLPAQQRIDETSWYQGTADAVYQNLDILQGHGAEHVLILAGDHIYKMDYAAMLAWHISRGADVTVPCVEVPRMDATGFGVMHVDDHDQVVSFLEKPADPPAIPGKPDKALASMGIYVFNAKFLYDQLRRDAADPTSSRDFGKDLIPYLVPRAKVMAHRFQDSCIYSQPDAAPYWRDVGTIDAYWEANLDLTKVTPDLNLYDRQWPIFTYQEQLPPAKFVFDSDDRRGMAVDSLVSGGCIISGARITRSLLFSSVRANSYSSLTEAVVLPQCDIGRHARLTKVVVDRGCRIPDHLVVGENPDEDARRFHRTESGVTLITRDMLARLGA; translated from the coding sequence GTGGCTATCGAACGTGAACTGCGGATCGCGCCGCGACGCGCCATCGCGCTGGTGCTTGCCGGGGGGCGGGGCAGCCGCCTGAAGCAGCTCACCGACCGGCGCGCCAAGCCGGCGGTCCATTTCGGCGGCAAGTTCCGCATCATCGATTTCGCGCTGTCCAACTGCATCAATTCCGGATTCCGCCGGATCAGCGTCATCACCCAGTACAAGTCCCACAGCCTCCTGGTCCACCTGCAGCGCGGCTGGGGCTTCCTACGCGGCGAGATCAACGAGTTCGTCGATTTCCTGCCCGCCCAGCAGCGGATCGACGAGACCTCCTGGTACCAGGGCACCGCCGACGCGGTTTACCAGAACCTGGACATCCTGCAGGGCCACGGCGCCGAGCACGTGCTGATCCTGGCCGGCGACCACATCTACAAGATGGATTACGCCGCCATGCTGGCGTGGCACATCAGCCGCGGCGCCGACGTGACCGTCCCGTGCGTCGAGGTGCCGCGCATGGATGCGACCGGCTTCGGCGTCATGCATGTGGACGACCATGACCAAGTCGTCAGCTTCCTGGAGAAGCCGGCCGACCCGCCGGCGATCCCCGGCAAGCCGGACAAGGCGCTGGCCAGCATGGGGATCTATGTCTTCAACGCCAAGTTCCTGTACGACCAGCTCCGGCGCGACGCCGCCGACCCGACCTCCAGCCGGGACTTCGGCAAGGACCTGATTCCCTACCTGGTGCCGCGCGCCAAGGTGATGGCCCACCGGTTCCAGGACAGCTGCATCTACAGCCAGCCCGACGCGGCGCCGTACTGGCGCGATGTCGGCACGATCGACGCCTACTGGGAGGCCAACCTGGACCTGACCAAGGTGACGCCGGACCTGAACCTCTACGACAGGCAATGGCCGATCTTCACCTACCAGGAGCAGCTGCCGCCGGCCAAGTTCGTGTTCGACAGCGACGACCGGCGCGGCATGGCGGTGGACAGCCTGGTGTCGGGCGGCTGCATCATCTCGGGCGCCAGGATCACCCGGTCGCTCCTGTTCAGCTCGGTGCGGGCCAACTCCTATTCCAGCCTGACCGAGGCGGTCGTGCTGCCCCAGTGCGATATCGGCCGTCACGCGCGGCTGACCAAGGTGGTGGTCGATCGCGGCTGCCGCATTCCCGACCACCTGGTGGTGGGGGAGAACCCGGACGAGGATGCGCGGCGCTTCCACCGCACCGAATCGGGGGTCACGCTGATCACCCGCGACATGCTCGCCCGCCTGGGCGCCTGA
- a CDS encoding ammonium transporter, with product MSRLFAFAVPLLAAILGAVALPAGALAQTEAPTIDTGDTAWMLTSTALVLMMTIPGLALFYGGMVRKMNLLATVMQSFAICCLVAVLWVLVGYSIAFGNGNAYFGDFSKVLMAGMDMSAPFTLGAGLETPVAFTIPESVFVMFQMTFAIITPALITGAFADRMKFSAMLLFTGFWSILVYAPVAHWVWHPNGFLFADGVLDFAGGTVVHINAGIAGLVAAIVVGKRRGYPTEHFVPNNLVLSLIGASLLWVGWFGFNAGSAGAANGRAGMAMLVTMVAAAAAALAWMFAEWIAKGKPSVLGIISGAIGGLVAITPASGFVDAGGALVIGIVSGVVCFWGATSLKYMLGYDDSLDAFGVHGVGGIVGAVLTGVFAKEAIGGYPGLLEGNGAQVVTQLWGIAATIVWSAVASFVLLKVIDVVVGLRVSEDVEREGLDLALHGEAVH from the coding sequence ATGAGCCGTCTGTTTGCCTTCGCTGTTCCGCTGCTTGCGGCGATTCTGGGAGCGGTCGCCTTGCCGGCCGGCGCGCTGGCCCAGACCGAAGCCCCCACCATCGACACGGGCGATACCGCCTGGATGCTGACCTCGACCGCGCTGGTCCTGATGATGACCATCCCGGGCCTGGCCCTGTTCTACGGCGGCATGGTCCGCAAGATGAACCTGCTGGCCACCGTGATGCAGAGCTTCGCGATCTGCTGCCTCGTCGCCGTGCTGTGGGTGCTGGTCGGGTACAGCATCGCGTTCGGCAACGGGAACGCCTATTTCGGCGACTTCTCCAAGGTGCTGATGGCCGGCATGGACATGTCCGCGCCGTTCACGCTGGGCGCCGGGCTGGAGACCCCGGTCGCCTTCACGATCCCCGAATCGGTGTTCGTGATGTTCCAGATGACCTTCGCGATCATCACCCCGGCGCTGATCACCGGCGCCTTCGCCGACCGCATGAAGTTCTCGGCCATGCTGCTGTTCACCGGCTTCTGGTCGATCCTGGTCTATGCCCCGGTCGCCCACTGGGTCTGGCACCCGAACGGCTTCCTGTTCGCGGACGGCGTGCTGGACTTCGCCGGCGGCACCGTCGTCCACATCAATGCCGGCATCGCCGGCCTGGTCGCGGCCATCGTCGTCGGCAAGCGCCGCGGCTACCCGACCGAGCATTTCGTCCCGAACAACCTGGTGCTCAGCCTGATCGGCGCCTCGCTGCTTTGGGTGGGCTGGTTCGGCTTCAACGCCGGTTCGGCCGGCGCCGCCAACGGCCGCGCCGGCATGGCGATGCTGGTCACCATGGTCGCCGCCGCGGCCGCGGCCCTGGCCTGGATGTTCGCCGAGTGGATCGCCAAGGGCAAGCCGAGCGTGCTCGGCATCATCTCGGGCGCCATCGGCGGGCTGGTCGCCATCACCCCGGCCTCGGGCTTCGTCGACGCGGGCGGCGCCCTGGTCATCGGCATCGTCTCCGGCGTGGTCTGCTTCTGGGGCGCCACCAGCCTCAAGTACATGCTGGGCTATGACGACAGCCTGGACGCCTTCGGGGTCCACGGCGTCGGCGGCATCGTCGGCGCGGTCCTGACCGGCGTCTTCGCCAAGGAAGCCATCGGCGGCTATCCGGGATTGCTGGAAGGCAACGGCGCCCAGGTCGTGACCCAGCTCTGGGGCATCGCCGCCACCATCGTGTGGAGCGCCGTCGCCTCCTTCGTCCTGCTGAAGGTGATCGACGTGGTCGTCGGCCTGCGGGTCAGCGAGGACGTCGAGCGCGAAGGCCTCGACCTCGCCCTGCACGGCGAAGCGGTCCACTGA
- a CDS encoding DUF433 domain-containing protein: MGALLKERDPLAGGSYTLKEAARLLGIDSAERIRGWVSGYSSRTEPIIRRQYATIGGAQELGFWDLLETRFIDHFRKEGVSLQSLRKAAEAARRELKRQHPFAMSNIRFMTDRRRIFMQSAEETGDRRLLDLIHSQYAMYEVLEATLAKGVDFDPSTGLAERWHPRPSEFPNIVLDPRISFGQPCVEQVRMPTSTLFRAWKAEEFDLDAVSDWYDVDASLVKEAVEFEIALAA, translated from the coding sequence TTGGGCGCTTTGCTGAAAGAGCGGGATCCACTGGCCGGCGGCTCCTATACGCTGAAGGAGGCGGCGCGCCTGCTTGGGATCGACAGTGCCGAGCGCATCCGTGGATGGGTTTCCGGATACAGCAGTCGGACGGAACCCATCATCCGGCGTCAGTACGCGACCATCGGCGGCGCCCAGGAACTGGGTTTCTGGGATCTCCTGGAAACCCGCTTCATAGATCACTTCCGGAAGGAAGGCGTATCCCTGCAAAGCCTTCGGAAAGCCGCTGAGGCGGCACGCCGTGAGTTGAAGCGTCAGCATCCCTTCGCGATGTCCAACATCAGGTTCATGACCGACCGCCGGCGGATCTTCATGCAATCCGCCGAGGAAACCGGTGATCGCAGATTATTGGACCTGATACACAGCCAGTATGCGATGTACGAGGTGCTGGAAGCGACCCTGGCCAAGGGTGTCGACTTCGATCCGTCCACGGGGCTTGCCGAACGATGGCATCCCCGTCCGTCGGAGTTCCCAAACATCGTCCTGGACCCGCGAATATCTTTCGGCCAGCCATGCGTCGAGCAGGTCCGCATGCCGACCTCGACGCTCTTCCGGGCGTGGAAGGCGGAAGAATTCGACCTCGACGCCGTAAGCGACTGGTACGACGTGGACGCTTCCCTCGTAAAGGAGGCAGTCGAGTTCGAGATTGCGCTGGCGGCGTGA
- a CDS encoding transglycosylase domain-containing protein yields MSKPPERPADRSSRKASAGRDTGRQRARDRKSSAVPVARRSILRVLGSWAVVGAIWAGVAGASVVAYFAYDLPDVSQVAQAERRPAVTVLAADGSTIERYGDIHGTTINAADLPPHLVHAVLATEDRRFFSHFGIDPIGLVRAAFVNFQAGRVVQGGSTITQQLAKNLFLTPDRTMGRKVQEAILAIWLERTYSKNQILTAYLNRVYLGAGTYGVDAAAQTYFNKPATEVNLREAAILAGLLKAPSRYSPAANPDRAAERAGVVIAAMLDAGYITQADIEAMRAAPPMPRRKPEGDGDRYFADWVADQIVGFIGKEHDDITVHTTMDRRLQQAAERRLEASLSGAGLAARAEQGALVALSPDGAVRALIGGSSYAESQFNRATQALRQPGSAFKPLVFLAALENGMAADTLVDDAPIRIDGWQPANFEKGFHGPMPLRDALAHSVNTAAIRVLDRTGVEPVATLARRLGITSPMGKDLSLALGTSEVTLLELTGAYTAFANGGRAVWPYAVTRIEDRAGRVLYQRRGSAGATPVIDPADLAELNRMLMAVVEYGTGKSAKLDRMTAGKTGTSQEYRDAWFVGFTADYVAGVWLGNDDNQPMKRVTGGGLPARIWRDFMMDAHRGLPPRMIPGLDHAPPQASAPMLVADDRDPGSADPSSGPLSDVPLLGQFQRLLRNLTGGQ; encoded by the coding sequence TTGAGCAAACCTCCAGAACGGCCGGCCGACCGATCATCCCGCAAGGCATCCGCCGGCCGCGACACGGGCAGGCAACGGGCGCGTGACCGCAAGAGCTCCGCCGTCCCGGTCGCCCGGCGGTCGATCCTCCGGGTGCTGGGAAGCTGGGCCGTGGTCGGCGCGATCTGGGCCGGCGTGGCCGGAGCATCCGTGGTCGCGTATTTCGCCTACGACCTGCCCGACGTGTCCCAGGTGGCCCAGGCCGAGCGCCGGCCGGCCGTCACCGTGCTGGCCGCCGACGGCAGCACGATCGAGCGCTACGGCGACATCCACGGCACCACGATCAATGCCGCCGACCTGCCGCCGCACCTGGTCCATGCCGTGCTGGCGACCGAGGACAGGCGCTTCTTCAGCCATTTCGGGATCGATCCGATCGGCCTGGTCCGGGCCGCCTTCGTCAATTTCCAGGCCGGGCGCGTCGTGCAGGGCGGCTCCACCATCACCCAGCAGCTCGCCAAGAACCTGTTCCTGACGCCCGACCGCACCATGGGCCGCAAGGTCCAGGAGGCGATCCTGGCGATCTGGCTGGAGAGGACCTATTCCAAGAACCAGATCCTGACCGCCTACCTGAACCGGGTCTACCTGGGCGCCGGCACCTACGGCGTCGATGCCGCGGCGCAGACCTATTTCAACAAGCCGGCGACCGAGGTCAACCTGCGCGAGGCGGCCATCCTGGCCGGCCTGCTCAAGGCGCCGTCGCGCTATTCGCCGGCGGCCAATCCCGACCGCGCGGCCGAGCGGGCCGGCGTGGTCATCGCCGCCATGCTCGACGCCGGCTACATCACCCAGGCCGACATCGAGGCGATGCGGGCGGCCCCGCCGATGCCCCGGCGCAAGCCGGAGGGCGACGGCGACCGTTATTTCGCCGACTGGGTGGCCGACCAGATCGTCGGCTTCATCGGCAAGGAGCATGACGACATCACCGTCCACACCACCATGGACCGGCGGCTCCAGCAGGCGGCGGAACGGCGGCTGGAAGCCTCCCTGTCGGGAGCCGGCCTCGCCGCCCGCGCCGAACAGGGAGCCCTGGTGGCGCTCAGCCCGGACGGCGCGGTCCGCGCGCTGATCGGCGGGTCGAGCTACGCCGAGAGCCAGTTCAACCGGGCGACCCAGGCGCTGCGCCAGCCGGGCTCGGCGTTCAAGCCGCTGGTCTTCCTGGCGGCGCTGGAGAACGGCATGGCGGCCGACACGCTGGTGGACGACGCCCCGATCCGCATCGACGGCTGGCAGCCGGCCAATTTCGAGAAGGGTTTCCACGGCCCGATGCCGCTGCGCGACGCGCTGGCCCATTCGGTCAACACGGCGGCGATCCGGGTGCTGGACCGCACCGGCGTGGAGCCGGTCGCCACCCTGGCGCGCCGGCTCGGCATCACCTCGCCCATGGGCAAGGACCTGAGCCTGGCGCTCGGCACCAGCGAGGTGACCCTGCTGGAGCTGACCGGCGCCTATACCGCCTTCGCCAACGGCGGCCGGGCGGTCTGGCCCTATGCCGTCACGCGGATCGAGGACCGCGCCGGCCGGGTGCTCTACCAGCGCCGCGGCTCCGCCGGGGCCACCCCGGTGATCGATCCGGCGGACCTCGCGGAGCTGAACCGGATGCTGATGGCGGTGGTCGAGTACGGCACCGGCAAGTCGGCCAAGCTGGACCGCATGACGGCCGGCAAGACCGGCACCAGCCAGGAATACCGGGACGCCTGGTTCGTCGGCTTCACCGCCGACTATGTCGCGGGCGTCTGGCTGGGGAACGACGACAACCAGCCGATGAAGCGGGTCACCGGCGGCGGGCTGCCGGCCCGCATCTGGCGCGATTTCATGATGGATGCCCACCGGGGCCTGCCGCCGCGCATGATCCCCGGCCTCGACCATGCCCCGCCGCAGGCGAGCGCGCCGATGCTGGTGGCCGACGACCGGGATCCGGGGTCGGCGGACCCGTCCTCCGGCCCGCTGTCCGACGTGCCGTTGCTGGGCCAGTTCCAGCGCCTGCTCCGGAACCTGACCGGCGGCCAGTAG
- a CDS encoding NAD(P)H-dependent flavin oxidoreductase — protein sequence MKALKPLLISGREVLPLVEGGKGISVSNGESSGAWAAAGGVGTFSGVNADSFDDDGNPVDQVYHGRTRRERHEELVAYSIAGGITQARIAHEVSNGQGRIHMNVLWEMAAAERILHGILEGAKGMVHGVTCGAGMPYKVAEIAVRYGIHYYPIVSSARAFRALWKRAYHRFADNLGGVVYEDPWRAGGHNGLSNSEDPEAPEDPFPRVLALRQMMNSFGLENTPIVMAGGVWYLREWEEWIDNPDLGPIAFQYGTRPLLTQESPISEAWKRKLLTLKEGDVFLNKFSPTGFYSSAVNNPFIQELRGRGERQVAYSVKPVGEHDTEFRVGPRGRPVYLTAHDRDRAFGWVEAGFKEALKTPDGTLIFVTPEKSNEILTDQINCMGCLSACMFSNWAQNEEGTTGKKADPRSFCIQKTLQEISHSDDCETQLMFAGHNAYRFADDPFYSNGFIPTVKQLVDRIASGD from the coding sequence TTGAAGGCGCTCAAGCCTTTGCTGATCTCGGGTCGCGAGGTCCTGCCGCTGGTCGAAGGCGGCAAGGGCATCTCCGTGTCCAACGGCGAGAGTTCCGGCGCCTGGGCAGCGGCAGGCGGGGTCGGCACATTTTCCGGCGTGAACGCCGACAGCTTCGATGACGACGGCAACCCCGTCGATCAGGTCTATCATGGCCGGACACGGCGCGAGCGGCACGAGGAACTGGTCGCATACTCGATCGCCGGCGGCATCACCCAGGCGCGCATCGCCCACGAGGTCTCCAACGGCCAGGGCCGCATCCACATGAACGTCCTGTGGGAGATGGCGGCGGCCGAGCGGATCCTGCACGGCATCCTGGAAGGCGCCAAGGGCATGGTCCACGGCGTCACCTGCGGCGCCGGCATGCCCTACAAGGTGGCCGAGATCGCGGTGCGCTACGGCATCCACTATTACCCGATCGTCTCCTCGGCGCGGGCGTTCCGCGCGCTGTGGAAGCGGGCGTACCACAGGTTCGCCGACAACCTGGGCGGCGTCGTCTACGAGGACCCCTGGCGGGCGGGCGGGCACAACGGCCTGTCCAACAGCGAGGACCCGGAAGCGCCGGAGGATCCGTTCCCCCGGGTGCTGGCGCTGCGCCAGATGATGAACAGCTTCGGGCTGGAAAACACGCCGATCGTCATGGCCGGCGGCGTCTGGTACCTGCGCGAGTGGGAGGAATGGATCGACAACCCCGACCTGGGGCCGATCGCCTTCCAGTACGGCACCCGCCCGCTGCTCACGCAGGAGAGCCCGATCTCCGAGGCGTGGAAGCGCAAGCTCCTGACCTTGAAGGAGGGCGACGTCTTCCTGAACAAGTTCTCGCCGACCGGCTTCTACTCGTCGGCGGTGAACAACCCGTTCATCCAGGAGCTGCGCGGCCGGGGCGAGCGCCAGGTGGCCTATTCGGTCAAGCCGGTGGGCGAGCACGACACCGAGTTCCGCGTCGGCCCGCGCGGCCGCCCGGTCTACCTGACCGCGCACGACCGCGACCGCGCCTTCGGCTGGGTCGAGGCCGGCTTCAAGGAGGCCCTGAAGACCCCCGACGGCACGCTGATCTTCGTGACGCCGGAGAAGTCCAACGAGATCCTGACCGACCAGATCAACTGCATGGGCTGCCTGTCGGCCTGCATGTTCTCCAACTGGGCACAGAACGAGGAGGGCACGACCGGCAAGAAGGCCGACCCGCGTTCCTTCTGCATCCAGAAGACCTTGCAGGAGATCAGCCACTCGGACGATTGCGAGACTCAGCTGATGTTCGCCGGCCACAACGCCTACCGGTTCGCCGACGATCCGTTCTATTCGAACGGCTTCATCCCGACCGTCAAGCAATTGGTCGACCGGATCGCGTCGGGCGACTGA
- a CDS encoding glycerophosphoryl diester phosphodiesterase, whose product MLSFPRTIGHRGARAYAPENTLAGIRVAAGQGARWVEVDVKLSRDGVPVLMHDDHVDRTTDGRGAVAGLDFADLRDLDAGVRFGPEFAGERIPTLEETLALVLELDLGINLEIKPCPGREVETARVALDAARALWPAGRPAPLVSSFEVPSLETARDHMPDWPRGYLIDRRPRDWRDVADRVEAATINVNASRENARGIAEYLATGRPVLAYTVNDPGRAKELVGLGVAAVFTDRPRDILAVLGG is encoded by the coding sequence ATGCTGTCGTTTCCAAGGACAATCGGACATCGGGGCGCCAGGGCCTACGCGCCGGAGAACACGCTGGCCGGCATCCGCGTCGCGGCCGGACAGGGCGCCCGCTGGGTCGAGGTGGACGTCAAGCTGTCGCGCGACGGCGTGCCGGTCCTGATGCACGACGACCACGTGGACCGCACCACCGACGGTCGCGGCGCCGTCGCGGGCCTGGACTTCGCGGACCTGCGGGATCTGGACGCCGGCGTGCGCTTCGGGCCGGAGTTCGCCGGCGAGCGCATCCCGACGCTGGAGGAGACGCTGGCGCTGGTCCTGGAACTGGATCTGGGCATCAACCTGGAGATCAAGCCGTGCCCCGGCCGCGAGGTCGAGACCGCCAGGGTCGCGCTCGACGCGGCGCGGGCGCTGTGGCCGGCCGGCCGGCCGGCTCCGCTGGTCTCCAGCTTCGAGGTGCCGAGCCTGGAAACGGCACGCGACCATATGCCCGACTGGCCGCGCGGCTATCTGATCGACCGCCGCCCGCGCGACTGGCGGGACGTCGCCGACCGGGTGGAGGCAGCGACCATCAACGTCAACGCATCGCGCGAGAATGCCCGCGGCATCGCGGAATATCTGGCGACCGGACGGCCCGTGCTGGCCTACACCGTCAACGATCCCGGGCGGGCGAAGGAGCTGGTGGGGCTCGGGGTCGCCGCCGTCTTCACCGACCGGCCGCGCGACATCCTGGCGGTGCTGGGCGGCTGA
- a CDS encoding lysine-2,3-aminomutase-like protein — protein sequence MKSTATARSLDGLVAAGALAPERAAALGRVAERYAIAVTPHLLDRLDGGDPAGPLGRQYLPSEQELEIRPEELADPIGDDAHSPVKGIVHRYPDRVLLKALHACPVYCRFCFRREMVGPGGDALDPAELAAALDYIRAREEVWEVILTGGDPLMLAPRRLAGIVAGLDAVPHVGVVRLHSRVPVADPGRIDDAVVAALKASDTAVWLAVHCNHPDELTAEARSALARIADAGIPLVSQTVLLRGVNDDAAVLEALFRALVRARVKPYYLHHGDLAPGTAHFRTDPARGRELVRSLRGRVSGLCQPTYVLDIPGGHGKAPIGPDYLEGDAEAGYVVEDYRGNRHAYPPKPPGGA from the coding sequence ATGAAAAGTACCGCGACGGCGCGCAGCCTGGACGGCCTCGTCGCCGCCGGCGCCCTCGCGCCGGAGCGGGCCGCCGCCCTCGGGCGGGTGGCGGAACGCTACGCCATCGCCGTGACGCCGCATCTGCTGGACCGGCTCGACGGCGGCGACCCCGCCGGACCGCTCGGCAGGCAGTATCTTCCTTCGGAGCAGGAGCTGGAGATCCGCCCGGAGGAGCTGGCCGACCCGATCGGCGACGATGCCCATTCCCCCGTGAAGGGCATCGTCCACCGCTACCCCGACCGGGTGCTGCTCAAGGCGCTGCACGCCTGCCCGGTCTATTGCCGCTTCTGCTTCCGGCGGGAGATGGTCGGCCCCGGCGGCGACGCGCTCGATCCGGCCGAGCTCGCGGCGGCCCTCGACTATATCCGCGCCCGCGAGGAGGTCTGGGAGGTGATCCTGACCGGCGGCGACCCGCTGATGCTGGCGCCGCGCCGGCTGGCCGGCATCGTCGCCGGACTGGACGCCGTGCCCCATGTGGGGGTGGTGAGGCTGCACAGCCGCGTACCGGTCGCCGACCCCGGCCGCATCGACGACGCCGTCGTGGCCGCGCTGAAGGCGTCGGACACGGCGGTCTGGCTGGCGGTCCACTGCAACCATCCGGACGAGCTGACGGCGGAGGCCCGGTCGGCGCTGGCCAGGATCGCCGACGCCGGCATCCCGCTGGTCAGCCAGACCGTCCTGCTGCGCGGGGTCAACGACGATGCCGCCGTCCTGGAAGCGCTGTTCCGCGCGCTGGTGCGCGCCCGGGTCAAGCCCTACTACCTTCATCATGGGGATCTGGCGCCGGGTACCGCACATTTCCGGACCGATCCGGCCCGGGGCCGCGAGCTGGTCCGGAGCCTGCGCGGGCGGGTCTCCGGCCTGTGCCAGCCGACCTATGTGCTCGACATCCCGGGCGGCCACGGCAAGGCGCCGATCGGGCCGGACTACCTGGAGGGCGACGCCGAAGCCGGCTACGTGGTCGAGGACTACCGGGGCAACCGGCACGCCTACCCGCCGAAGCCGCCGGGCGGCGCCTGA
- a CDS encoding thermonuclease family protein gives MRRHLLVTALLLSLFMPAIPARAAERLSGPVPGLVTQVIDGDTLEVRVLVWLDQEVVTRVRIDGIDTPEKRGKCQREKDMAEQARQLTETLLAEPGVTLHDIQHDKYGGRVRARVLTRSGRDVGEQLIAAGLARPYGGKTRQTWCSVAQLP, from the coding sequence GTGCGCCGGCACCTCCTCGTCACCGCCCTGCTGCTGTCCCTCTTCATGCCCGCGATACCTGCCCGGGCCGCGGAGCGGCTGTCGGGGCCGGTGCCCGGACTGGTGACGCAGGTGATCGACGGCGACACGCTGGAGGTCCGGGTGCTGGTCTGGCTGGACCAGGAAGTCGTCACCCGCGTCCGGATCGACGGCATCGACACGCCGGAGAAGCGCGGCAAGTGCCAGCGCGAGAAGGACATGGCGGAGCAGGCCCGGCAGTTGACCGAGACGCTGCTGGCCGAACCCGGCGTCACGCTCCACGATATCCAGCATGACAAGTACGGCGGACGGGTCCGCGCCCGCGTGCTCACCCGGTCCGGCCGCGACGTCGGCGAGCAGCTGATCGCCGCCGGCCTGGCCCGTCCCTATGGCGGCAAGACCCGCCAGACCTGGTGTTCGGTCGCACAATTGCCCTAA
- a CDS encoding DUF1674 domain-containing protein: MSQIDTEAGKPADPAAAGQPTAAADPVSEDPVPENPVPENDAASPEHGMPVQKPGEIGGPRGPEPTRYGDWESKGRCTDF, encoded by the coding sequence ATGAGCCAGATCGACACAGAAGCCGGCAAGCCGGCAGATCCCGCCGCCGCCGGTCAGCCGACGGCCGCGGCCGATCCCGTTTCCGAAGACCCCGTTCCCGAGAACCCCGTTCCCGAGAACGATGCCGCGTCGCCGGAACACGGCATGCCCGTGCAGAAGCCTGGCGAGATCGGCGGTCCGCGCGGACCCGAGCCGACCCGGTACGGCGACTGGGAAAGCAAGGGGCGCTGCACGGATTTCTGA